GTGTTTCTCCTTGAGCTGCTAAGGGGTGGGAGAGACTGGGGTGTTACCAGAGGTACATATGGTTGCAGGGAAGGATGGTGCGTGTGCGTGAATGCTTTTTATGTTATATTCCATAAAACTGAAAGGGTGGACCTTGGAAGCCAGCACCACGTAAAACTGGGATTTTTAAATTGAGTGTGTAGAAAATAGGAGTGGATCTTAATTCAGAAACTTTAATGCAGTCTTAATATAAACCTGGTTGTAGCATCCAAACCTGCAGACTGCATTCTCACCCGTGTCTGTTCTCTGTAGTTAGCTGGGCTCAGACTCATGAGCGGCAGCAACCAGTCGAGTGTCTCTGAGTTCCTCCTCCTGGGACTCTCCAGGCAGCCCCAACAGCAGCTCCTCTTCCTGATATTTCTCATCATGTACCTGGCCACTGTCCTTGGGAACCTGCTCATCATCCTGGCCATCGGCACAGACTCCCGCctgcacacccccatgtacttcttcctcagcaaCCTGTCCTTCGTGGATGTCTGCTTTTCCTCCACCACCGTTCCCAAGGTGCTGGCCATGCACATACTCAGGAATCAGGCCATTTCCTTCTCTGGGTGTCTCATGCAaatttatttcctctgtgtgtttgcTGTCATGGACAATTTCCTGCTGGctgtgatggcctatgaccggtatgtggccatctgccaccCCTTACACTACGCAACAAAGATGACCCATCAGCTCTGTGCCCTCCTTGTGTTAGGGTCATGGGTGGTAGCCAGCCTGAATGCTCTGTTGCACACCCTGCTCATGGTTCGGCTCTCATTCTGTGCAGACAACACCATCCCCCACTTTTTCTGTGAGGTGACTCTCCTTTTGAACCTCTCCTGCTCAGACACACACCTCAATGAGCTAATGATTCTTTTTGTCGCCGGGCTGTTAATGATAGCCCCATTTGTTTGTATCCTCATCTCTTACATCCTTATTGCTTGTGCTATCCTGAGAGTCTCATccccaagaggaagatggaaagccttctccacctgcagCTCCCACCTGGCTGTGGTCTGCCTCTTCTATGGCACCATTATATCCCTGTACTTCAACCCCTCCTCCTCTCGCTCAGCTGGGAGGGACATGGCAGCTGCCATGATGTACACGGTGGTGACCCCCATGCTGAACCCGttcatctacagcctgaggaacaaggaCATGAAAGGGGCTTTAGGGAAAGTGCTTACCATGAAATTTTCATCTTCTCAGTAAGGCCTAGAAAATCATATTAAGAAGTAATTtccaagaaaacaatttttattctACTATGTGAAACTTAACATTTTTTGTTAGAAAAGCATCTACTATCTCTTGGGAGAATAAAATCCCTGCTGTAGACTAAACAGGTGAAAGGTGGAAAGTGGCTTGGGACGGAGCTCAGctgtagagtgcttacctagcatgtgcaaggcctaGGGTTGATTCCTAGTCctgacaaaataaatattattttaaagatttaaaacgTGGGTGTGCCGTGTGTGTGGTTGTCCAAGGAGCTAGAAGAGGGTTACAGGTGTCTGTGAATCACCTGATGTGGGCCCTGcaaaccaaatctgggtcctctggaagaacagcaagtgactgctgagccatccctcctgcCCAGTCAAAATGCTTCAATCAAACCCCTTCATTCCAATCATGAGTGCCCTCCTGACAAGAGGCACCGCAAACACACCTACCCTTTACTCCCAATTGCCAGAGGAGAGAATGCACACTCCTGGAGAACAGGTGGGAGCTGCACATGGCTGGAGAACAGGTGGGGCTGCACCTGCTTGGAGAACAGGTGGAGCTGCACAGTCTGGAGAACAGGTGGAGGTGCACCTGCTTGGAGAACAGGTGGTGTTCCACATGCCTGGAGAACGGGTGGGAGCTGCACATACTCGGAGAATAGATAGAAGCTGCTAAAAAGAAATAACAAGCTGAGCTGCTTTGGGTGATGTCAGGAAAGAACTGGGGACTGTTGCTTCAGATGAGATACTGTTATTTAGGATGCTTGTGATTGACTGGCTGTCTTGGTGTATGCCATCTAGAAGAAAGGAATAGATAAAGTGTGAGCTCTGGCCAAGAAGCAGTACCATTCATGCCAATCACCTTGGAGCACTGGCTGTGGGCCATTTTGTGGTcagggaaaatatatatatatatatagtttttgttttttgaagcagggtagtcctggctgcccttgaactcactttgtagaccagactcgTCTCGAACTCATgtagatccacctgtctctgttgggattaaaggcgtgtgtcaacAAGTCTGATACAGGACAATATTCTTTATGTTCTCAGCAGTCATCCCAGAATAATCTTTTGTGATGTCATAATCACAGAGACCTAACTTGCTGCAGCTGTTCTATGAAATTCTGTTCATTGGGAAAACTCCAAACTGTGCCCGCCCAGCTCCTAGGTGACAACGCTAAGCTTCAGTCTTTAAGGTGAGCACATCTGGAGAGGAGACCCGGCCCAGCAAGGTGATCCCAGCTATTCATCCATTCCTTCCTGTGTAAGGCTGATACCCAGACTATCTTTAAAAGAACTGCTCTCTTTCACTCTGGTTTCCAATTTGTGAGGTTTGTTCATAGGATTCCTTTAGTGCTTTTAAAATCTGAGATTTTTATGTATgaatgtgggtgttttgcctgtatgtacatctgtgtattATCTCTGTGCAGTTCCTGAGGAGAACAGATGAGGACATTGTGTCCTCTGCAATTGGAGTTACAGGCGTTAACtactatgtgggtactgggagccaaactgggtcctctgaaatAACAGCCATTCTTCTAGCCACTGGGCCGCCTCTCCAGCTCCgttattattcttttaatgtCAACCGCGATTTCTGGTACAAGTGTTTCAGGTTCATGTGTTACAGGTCTGGTTGCTATCGGGAAGTGGTGGGACCTTTGCGGGGGTAAGGCTTAGTGCAAAGAAGTCAGGTCATAAGCAAATCACTAAGGAGACATAGGACTCCCCACTCCTCCTTTGTCCTCCTTTGCTTGTAAGGATCCCATGAGGAAAACAGACCCCCTCCACCCCAAAGATCCAAAGCAACAGGGTCAAGCAACTGTGGACTGAGAGCCCAGACACTGATTCTAAATAAACCTTTCACTTGTGTCAGGCCTTTTGTTACAGAAATGGAAAACTAAAAGCCATTCGTTTCAGACCTCCCTGCTCAGATGTGCACTTGAGGGCAGGCGTCCCTCTTGCCGCTCTTGCTTTATCTTGCAAATGTTAGTACActaaattttatttgcatttttggaATGTCTTActtgacattttttcttttgaccCATTTATTTAGAATTGTTCTTCAATCATAAAATGTTTGGGTTCTTGATTCTTTGTGAAACTTTTCAGGCAGCGGCAGGCCCTTTCCTGATCCCAGCTCTGCTCCTGGGGCTGAGAAGCTGAGTGACAACTGACCAAtctcccttctcccacttccttgttgttgttgttgttgttgttgcaatgTGTATGATCTCTCAGCCTCATGATTCTGCAGATGAAGCTACAAACTCTTCATTTTGGGGGAAGGTTTTCCCCCATTTTGGacactaaaatattttttcccCTACATGAATTCCTTCATGGCGACTCTGATGAAGATTCTGATCAAAGTTTCTACCACACTGAGAACAGGAATAGGGTTTCTCCCCTGTATGGATTCATTTGTGCTTATTAAGGTTTGTTCCATGATTGAATTCTTTTCCACAGTGGCTACAGTCATAGGGCTTCTCACCAGTGTGAATCCTCTGGTGGGAAATAAGAGAAGAACTTTTGGGAAACTGCTTCCCATGCAGGACACCCACTCAATGTCTTTGTTTACTCATCTTGAGAAAGTGTAGTAATATTAATGTCCACATATTTTGAGACATCTTCCAGTGGAGAATTATTTTCAGTTGTAACTAGAAGGCTTCTCAGTTTCTTCTGCTGTGGAATGGGTGTGTTTGCTCTTTCTTCTTGGCAAGCTGGAGGTTGCTCAGAAACCCAAGAACAACTCACTGCATCCATATCTGAAGAGTTCCTCTACAATCTTGTTTCTGAAGATCTTCGTCTCTGATATTACTCTTGTTGTCTGTTGAAATAGAGAATGTTGAGTTCTGACAGCTAGGCTAGGGAAAGCCAGGTTTCTTATAAAACAACAACCTTGATGAGCCATAATGAGgaacgcctgtaatcccagtatttttGCGACACAGGCGAGAGGAATGCTGttaagttcaagtccagcctggtctacatagtgagttccaccCAGCCAGGGCCTGACAGCAagaccttgccttgaaaaacacaaaagacaagacaagacaaaacaacaaaaccaactaaccaaccaaccaaccaaccaaccaaccaaccaaccaaccaaccaaaaaataataaaagtggcTGAATATGGAGATactagcctttaatcccagcactcggaacagagaggcagggagacctatgaatttgaggccagtctgctctacatagccagttccaggacagccagggctacataataatgAGACtctgcaaataaataaaccaacaaagCAATACAATAAACAAACATTATTTTATGGTCAGAAATGTAAGGACTAGCAGAAAAATCACTCCCTTTCACTCCTACTACGCATGGGTGATTATGAAGAAATCCTCCTCTCACAGGACAAAATCACAGCCTCCTCTGAAAAAAATGAGTGGGGCGGCATTGGAAGACGCcatgttgttcttgttcttcatGCAGACTACAAGTCAGCGCTTATGGACTCTCTGCAGAGCAGAACCTAAGTACTAGGAGCTGACGGGACACCAGGAGTCCAGCAATAAGCTGGCTGTGGGCTGAGCCGCTGCCAGACTCGCACTACAGCATGGGACAATACTACAGTATTATACACAAGGAAAAGCTAGAAACAATTCAAATGCCTGCCTATCATGAAAAAAGTCCATCTGGGCGTAGCTTCCAGCACACATAAACAGGGTTTGggggcatatgcctgtaatcccagcactcaggacatggaagaaggggactcagaagttctaggccagcctgggagacatgagatttttctcctttaaaaagaaaagtattttaaaatcaggaactgggtgctggagagatggctcagaggttaagagcacttccagaggacccaggttcaattcccagcacccacatggcagctcacagctgtctgtagctccagttacAAGGCTTCTGATACCCTCACATAGATATATattcaggcaaagcaccaatgaacagtaaataaacataaattatatatataaaataaaggaactgtaGTTCAGCGATAGAGTGTTTGTTGACCGTGCACTGGCTCTGATCCCCAACACAGAAAAAATACACTTTAATACTGGTTGAAGGGATTAAAACTTAATACTAACTTACTGGATCTTCTTATTAGGAAGGGAGTTGAATTTTATCATTTCAGTAACTATGAAAATGAccataagatttttctttttaaaaaaatgcatattttattttatgtgtgtggtggtctGACTAAGAATGCCCCAATAGGCACATAGGTTTGAATGCGCAGTTACCAGGGAGTGGCTCTATCGGAAAGGACTGTGAGGATTAGGAGTTACAGCTTTGctggagcaggtgtggccttgacGTGTGtactggggctgggctttgatTTCAAAAGCTTATTTCAGGCCcacactctttctctctatctacggatcaggatgtagctcccagctactgctccagtacctgcctgcatgccgccatgctccccaccatgatgctaATGGACTGAACCACTGAAACAGTAAACCAGCCCcattgaatgctttcttttatgagagtggctttggtcctggtgtcttttcacagcaacagagcaaTGACTAAGAGAATATGTATAGGTATTTTGCTCATATGTATGTTTGTTCGTgtaccatgtgggtgcctggtgcccatggaagtcagaagagggcattggatcccttagaCTGTAGGTAtagttgcaagccaccatgtgggtgctaggaatcaaaccgaggtcctctgcaaaaacaagagCTGTTACCTGCCACACCACTTCTCCAGCTCCCTTACTAGActttatatggtgaggagatggttttttttttttttttggtccagtctgttcggtgttctgtatgcttcttgaaccttcaaaggaatatctttctttaggttgggaaagttttcttctattattttattaaatatattttctggaccgttgagctgtacttcttctccttcttctacccctattattcttaggtttggtctttttattgtgtcccagatttcctgaatgttttgtgatgagaatttgttggttttgctgttttctttgatcagtgtgtttattttctctatggtatcttcagtgtctgacattctttcttctatctcttgtaatctgttggtagtacttgtctctgtagttcctgttcgtttacccaggttttccatctccatccttccctcggtttgtgttttcttcattacttccatttcattcttcaagtcttgaaccgcttcccttatctgtttgattgctttttcttgtttctcttgattttcttgagtatctttgagtgatttattcatttcctctacctttttgtttgtaatctcaaattgtttatggcagtttttcacctcctgtttaaggtcctctattattttcatataattcacttttgagtcgatttcttctaattcttctggggtagggtgtacaattcttcttatttcgggatccctggattctggtgatgtcatgttgcctttcaggctgttggaggaattcttgcattggcgccttcccatctcttccttcaaatggagccaggagaggcctggtgtcttggtccagtctttgctgtgactgactctctgggtgtatctcctcagtgtagaagcaggaaccgttcctgtccagatggaactcctcagcaccgaaacatagatgcctggtagtccaatgacccgcagACAAAAGGGCAAACTTGGGGAGCAGGGCGGGGTCaaatagaacacaggagaccctgccgcAAGGTGCCTGCACTCCCtttcgggggtccttgaggcctgcctggtaggcaggcactcaccgctctgggtgggtagccttagtgtaggagcagaaaaccgttcctgagcaaaggaccttgcagaccaTGCAGGCTTGGCGGGGGGTggttgtgtgtaagaaagacagtcctgcagaaggagctggggggagggttgtgctctcttccaggacaatccgcccctggatagcacacactcactcatccagatggaactcctcagcacctaaacagggacgcctggtagcccaatgagccaGGGACAAAAGGCCTTACTAGACTTTAAAAAGATTcaattagccaggcagtggtggcccacacctttaatcccagcccttgggaggcagaggcaggcagatctctgtgagttcgaggtctacagagctagttctaggacagccaataAAGAAATGTCTcataaaaaagtcaaataaagccaatgaaaatttttttttaattttaattctattaGTAGACTTTCTAGTATAACTTCTATCCTTAAATGACTATTAAGTAGTTTTTGCATTCTTAGGATTAAATCTTTGATTCAGGTATGGTAGAAAAATGGTAAGTTTTGAAATTGAAAAAAGTGGTAATTTTTCAggtttcagtgttttgttttgtttgtttttaagacagggtttctctgtgtaaccctggctgtcctggaactcactctgtagatcagggtgaccttgaactctgagatttgcctacctctgcttctcaagaGCTGGGACTAAAAGTCTGTGACACCACTTCCCAGTCAGTTTTCTGTGTCTTATTACATCATTTCATAAAGAACAGTTTCTcaagtttccttcttttttctgtaCTCTGGTATATATATTTTCCTTGATTTGAATTTAGTAATTTAGAATTTTCTGTGAAACTAATATTTTCCCCATAGATTGGAGCAAATCTTCGAGTAACTTAAATTTCCTTTATGGAAGTTGTGTTATAcatggttttaaattttgatttaataattttttgtttctaaaactAACACATTAATTTCTAGTTTTGTATTAATGcctgttattttaatttatccagttttctttttgttttcttttttcttttctttctttttctttttttcttttttggtttttcaagacagggtttttctgtagctttagaacctgtcccaggaactagctcttgtagatcaggttgccatctgcctgcctctgcctcctaagtgctgggattaaaggtgtgcgccaccaccacccagcattaaTTTATCCTGTTTTCTAATACATATgaattacatattaaataaaatgaatggctATGGATTTTCTTCTGAGAATAAGTTTAGTTTTCATCaaaggttgtttttcttttttgttttcttctgtttgacAGGGTCTTATTGTGTAACTATGACTGGCCTTGAAACTTGTTAGGAGGCTaacctccaattcacagagatgtgCCCACCTCAGCCacctgagtgttgtgattacaggtgtgagccaccacacctggcccacgTCACAAATGCTGAAATAGATACGAGGTTCTGATAGTGTTCTATAAAAAAGTATGCAattcaaatttgtttttctttctttggcctAAATATTTTTCAGGGGATGGGGCTGTGGCTCAGTTGCTAAGAGTGCTGGCTTCAATTGCAtaaaggcctgggttcaattctagcACCACATATAGCAAGCATGATAACACATCCTTGTGATCTCAGTGctcaggggagaggaggaggagcttggggtcatccttggcacacagagaccctatctcaaggagATAAGTCTTCCTTTTTGCTGCCATTTTGGTAAAGTGACACAGCACTGACTACCACTGTCACACAGGGCTGTGACCTCTGCTCTGTTCCTCCATCTAGTGTAGTAAGTattaggagtggcggggctgcgtccccagcaccctggccacctgctagcttatgccccggaataattacatggacactgtattcttttaaacactgcttggcccattaactctagcccttacaggctaattctcatatcccgatcaacccatctctaataatctgtgtagcatcagtcttactgggaaagatttagcatgtttgacctggcagcttgcttcatggcatctgcccgggagaggggagtatggtctctgagctcacttcctcttcctcccagcattctgttctgtttactccacccacctatgttctaaccaataaaatgggccaagacagtttcttcattagccaatgaccttcctccatcagtctagTTCCCTGGGTTTTCCCCAACTGAATTTCAGGTCAGATTGTCAagctccatttaaaaaaatcttactgGTATCATCAAAGGAATTACAACTGAATTCAGAAATCAGTTGCTAAGTCTCATATAATAAAGCAAGTTCTCCGTTCCACTAGTGGCTCCAAGCACACACAGCTGGGAGTCTGTGGTGAGGCTCCACTCAGTGAGGTGGAACAAAACCAAGGCTGTGCACTTGCACTTTATCAGGTGTGAGTACTGCCTCAACCACTCCAGAGACgaggctgagcatggtggtctGGATACACCTATCATCTTAGTACTTGGGAGCAGAACCAGGAAAATTGTTTCAATTTTTCTCAGTCTGTTCCATCTACTGAATTCCAAACAAGCCAGAGCTACAAAATAAGACCTGGTTTTCGCCATAGCACACAATCTGAACCAAAGGATTTCTTACCTAGTGACATCATCTCCCCCAAAATAACCACGGTTTTCCTTATCTGAGTTGGCTTGTTGAGGGGATCTGTGTTCACACGTAGAAACACAAAGCCTGTTCTATGCTTTATGGTACGTGGGCTGGGAACTAAGCTGGAGACTTAGAAACATGGgcacacagacaaagagagacacagggacacgggtcatccttgatatgAGAATGCCCACTTTCTTGTGCTcaagggcagcttatatagggctctggccacaccccagctctcgggatctttcagctgcagacccatcagaacccactcccctgccatcagggtctcatgctcagagcacctgcaggctgctgagaacagaggaaaacaagttgtttacaggaaattcagggtccggtggtctgcagtccccaacactcACACATTCTTCTTGAGAGTGACATACATTCAAAGCCTCAAAGGCCATCTGTGCCTGAAAGAACAAGAGGCCCTATCTTTTTAGGAACAGATTCCCTGGCAGCTCGGCTGCTTAAGGAAGACTTGGACCCAATGAAGGGAAAGAATGGTGAACAGACCTGTAAACGCCATACAGGGGCAACACAGACAGGAGAGCCAGGCtgaggagacagaaaacagaagagaatatTCACAGAggcttacttttaaaaatgtattctatgCAGTTTGGCTGGAAAAGGAAGGCTGCAAGAGCAAAGAAGGCAGTGCAGTCAGACGGGGCGTGGGAAACAAATCCACCTGAGAGTCaactttttttgatttttagaagTAGAATTTTATTGACTGTCAAACAGGATATGtcacataaaaaaatcaactcTGTCAACCCCCTCCATTTCATTCATTTAGTGTTCACACAAAACAAGCCCCTACGTGTTTTAAtgcttaaaatgaaattatttcacaTCAAATATTAACCTCTGacaaaatttccattttaagtcCATGGTCTGTAACATGGATggtcctgtttgttgttggggtttttgtctgGCCCGGTACCctacaactgtttagccccaaagaaaatcacacataggtctccataaattataagctgattggcccattagctctagcctctcactggctaactctcacatcttgattaacccatttttctgatctatgttagccatgtggctcagtacctttttcagtggggcagatcacatcctgctgcttcggtggtctaggcaggagaggggggaatcaacttcctcctttccagaattctcctgttctcattacatcatttctacttcctgcctggttttcccacctatatttcctgcttggccaatcagcgtttatttaaaacatgattgacagattacagacaattctcccacatcaATGGTCCAGGCTTGCAGATACATTAGTATAGCAGCCCCcaccccacatgcacactgtaTATTTAGATGCTGATTTGTAGACAGAGCATTTTTCTGAGAAGCCGCGaagatgcgggggggggggggcttttccATGGGGTTCAGCCAATGTGCCATAAAGCCAAAGGTTCCAAAAAGGAAGAACCACACTTCCCGTGTAACGGGTTGTCTGGAGAAGAAACACAACTCATGCCATTATGTTGGTAGTCTCTGAGATCCCAAAAATCCCAAGAGTTTCTCATTTTTAGAATTAATTCAGTCTTTCGGTTCTCCTTCCAGTAAGCGGCTCCCTGGGAGAGCAGGTTAGGAAGTTGTCTTTCCTCTCTGGTGCCACTAATAATTGGTAAAAGAACCCACTATTGAGTTCTGACTGTGCAATGTACCCATGAGCCTAGCAGGTCACCTACAAATGATGGGCATTTTCACAGCTCCTGCGCTGTGATCAGCTCCTGATCACACAAGCTGGTTTGTATGGTGACCctgacacagaaaatatttctcACCGAGTTACAGATCTCAGCTCCTAGATCTTAAGATGGACTTCTAGTATTAAAACACAATCTTTCCTGGACTTCTAGATCCATATACAtgaattttctttgggtcatGGCTTCCCAACTAACTTCCACATCATTCTTTCCTGTTCCCTATCTGAGAACTTAAattaccaaagaagaaaaacaaaagcagagtaaAATAACTGCAGGAAAGACTACCCAGAGCTACTCAAAATTCTCTCAGGAAGCTCTAagctgggggtgtgtgtgtgtgtgtgactttattTCCTGTATAGCGTGTGATGGATCCCAACAAGTTCTTGAAGAACAGGAGAATATGCCATGCCCAAGCCAACTGAAAGCCTTCCACCACAAGCATTTCAAAGGAATGTGAGGACAATATTTCTGTTTCAACAGAAGTAGATTATCTAAGAGTACGTACACTTGAAAGTTTAAATGTGTACAAATTCAGAGGTTTAGAAATCATTGAAAACCACAGACAGGGTTTAGGGAGCAGATGGTTGGGGCCCTTCCTTCTCACTTAATCCATGTCTGGTTTTGCACTCCTCACAGGTAAGCAGGCAGTGCCTGTTATGCCCGGGGCCAACAGTACCACGGAGCTGATCTTCCTCGAAGGAATGGAATTTTCTCTTGCACACTCTTAGGTAGGAAGCCTTCCCAAGGCCAAATCCCAAGATACCAGCCAGTGCAACTTTAGGTAATGATCCAAATTTTGGATTAGCAGCTAAATAACCTTGGTGGAAAAGTCCCTAGGTGACAAGCATGCTTATAAGAGAAAATGGCAGAGCTCTTTCCCAGAAACTTTCTTTTTGACACTCTCAGATAATCTTGGCAATCTCTCCTCTGTGGATGTGCAGTTTTGACTTTGGGCAAAACAACaggctctgcttcctaaatgGTGGCAAGTGGGGACCTTTCTCTTGGCTTCCATGAGTGGACACTGAGGCCATGATGACTCTGTCCTTTCTTCGATGCCTGTTGAATGCTCTGAATTCTCCTTGGTCTGATGACTTTCTGCGcgatcttccttttcttccctctttcctccttctttctgctCTCGCTCCGCCCCACACCTCTGCGTGTCACTAGCTCAAGTGCAGCCCCACACTTGCAGTCTCTTTTTCAATCAGTTGGTGACACGAGAAGGGAGAATCCAGCCCTTTCTAGAAGGCCCCATTTCACAGTCTAGAGTCAACTTTAAACCACAGGTACACTGCTTGTTACTGCTGGGCTCTTTCTCTGGAAAGAAGCTTCACTAAAGCATGAGTTTCCAGTGGGAAACAAAGATGTAGTTAGTGAAAGCTCAGGTGATTCTGCCCACTGTTCAGCCTACGGCCAACCGTGGCCCTCTTTGGGGGCGCACGTCGTATCCTAGCCGCTCTAGCAACTCAGTTAGGGACGATGCTCACAGCCCCAACCTGGCTGTCCAAACCGCCCCCTGCCTTCGGCACGCTCAGTTGTCCCCTGCGCTAAGATCTGGGTTCTGGAAATGACCCAGAAAGCCAGGCGCGAGAGGCTGATCTCTCGCCTTGCCCTTTTGAGTGTCCTCAAAGACTGTCAGCACCCTTTGGGAATTTGCCGCTTTCTGCGGAGAGGACATTAATAACCAGTTCCATCTGGGAGGCCGGATACTTCCGCCTCTGTGGGACCACTTCCGGCGAGTCACTTCCGGTGTGGAAGCTTGGTCGGCCCGATCGAAGGAGCACTCTGTGCTTTAAAAGGGAGAAGGCTGACGGATGGAGTTTAGGGCCCAAGGGAGGCCCGGCAGGCGGGAACGACTCTCTGTGGCACACTGCggagccagaagcaggaagctACCTCTGGCTCTCCCtggcattcccccccccccttgagcGGCTAATCCTGTGCtcgctgggaaatgtagttcgcTCCGAACTGTAACCCGGAGACCGCCTGGTGGCCGGGAGGGTGGGCGGGCGACGAGCGGAGGCCCTGCTGGAAGTTGGCCTCCCGTGCTCGGCCTCGGTTTCCTTTGCACGCGCCATGGGTGTGTTCGGTGCTGGTGTCCGCCCTTCCGTGAGGTTCTCCGCGGAACCTGCGGGTTGAGCTGCGCGTAGGTCCCAGTTTACTAACCTC
The Microtus pennsylvanicus isolate mMicPen1 chromosome 11, mMicPen1.hap1, whole genome shotgun sequence genome window above contains:
- the LOC142831529 gene encoding olfactory receptor 1f45-like isoform X1 — encoded protein: MSGSNQSSVSEFLLLGLSRQPQQQLLFLIFLIMYLATVLGNLLIILAIGTDSRLHTPMYFFLSNLSFVDVCFSSTTVPKVLAMHILRNQAISFSGCLMQIYFLCVFAVMDNFLLAVMAYDRYVAICHPLHYATKMTHQLCALLVLGSWVVASLNALLHTLLMVRLSFCADNTIPHFFCEVTLLLNLSCSDTHLNELMILFVAGLLMIAPFVCILISYILIACAILRVSSPRGRWKAFSTCSSHLAVVCLFYGTIISLYFNPSSSRSAGRDMAAAMMYTVVTPMLNPFIYSLRNKDMKGALGKVLTMKFSSSQ
- the LOC142831529 gene encoding olfactory receptor 1f45-like isoform X2 codes for the protein MSGSNQSSVSEFLLLGLSRQPQQQLLFLIFLIMYLATVLGNLLIILAIGTDSRLHTPMYFFLSNLSFVDVCFSSTTVPKVLAMHILRNQAISFSGCLMQIYFLCVFAVMDNFLLAVMAYDRYVAICHPLHYATKMTHQLCALLVLGSWVVASLNALLHTLLMVRLSFCADNTIPHFFCEVTLLLNLSCSDTHLNELMILFVAGLLMIAPFVCILISYILIACAILRVSSPRGRWKAFSTCSSHLAVVCLFYGTIISLYFNPSSSRSAGRDMAAAMMYTVVTPMLNPFIYSLRNKDMKGALGKAHTLSLYLRIRM
- the Znf200 gene encoding LOW QUALITY PROTEIN: zinc finger protein 200 (The sequence of the model RefSeq protein was modified relative to this genomic sequence to represent the inferred CDS: inserted 2 bases in 1 codon; deleted 1 base in 1 codon; substituted 3 bases at 3 genomic stop codons) — its product is MDAVSCSWVSEQPPACQEERANTPIPQQKKLRSLLVTTENNSPLEDVSKYVDINITTLSQDEXTKTLSGCPAXGKQFPKSSSLISHQRIHTGEKPYDCSHCGKEFNHGTNLNKHKXIHTGEKPYSCSQCGRNFDQNLHQSRHEGIHVGEKIFXCPKWGKTFPQNEEFVLHLQNHEAERSYTLQQQQQQQQGSGRREIGQLSLSFSAPGAELGSGKGLPLPEKFHKESRTQTFYD